Proteins from a genomic interval of Sphingobacterium lactis:
- a CDS encoding histone H1: MENYTKLKELVASIEADAEKFFNNGNSAAGTRVRKGLQEIKTLAQDIRNEVTAKKNDVKK, from the coding sequence ATGGAAAACTACACTAAATTAAAAGAGCTAGTAGCTTCAATCGAAGCAGATGCAGAAAAATTCTTCAACAACGGTAACTCCGCTGCAGGAACTCGCGTTCGTAAAGGCTTACAAGAAATCAAAACTTTGGCGCAAGACATTCGTAACGAAGTAACTGCAAAGAAAAACGACGTAAAGAAATAA